A region of the Dreissena polymorpha isolate Duluth1 chromosome 6, UMN_Dpol_1.0, whole genome shotgun sequence genome:
AATAAGGTGTTCATATCGCATTTAATGGAATAAAGCCCGTATACGcattagtttaataatatcttttaatataGCATAGAGACCGTATAAGAATACGGGAATGTCAACTGGGTGAGATTATAGGGcttcatttgttatcaattgcaatttaaaaacatattgaaacatctGAAGATTGTACGgatgtatataaaattataaatatagtttattaaataaacatcataccataagcagacaaataatgtttatttaatgttaattaaatcaaattcatacaATTAATAGTTGTAGTCGGCATCTATATAGATCTGTTCCGGAGAATACACCTGCATACAAACTTAAAATACTCAATTTCTGATGACGCATACACACTGGGATATACACTCAATGACAGTCTGCTCTATACGATATGTTATGCACGTCTGCACATAACATCAACCCAAAACAACATCCAGATTGCGGGAAATTTCCCAGCTTGCAAAATATTTGATTGATAGAATAAGCAACAGGCTACAAATTACCAAATGTATTTTGGTATCATCAATAATTATTATAGCTTATTGACTGCAGTCCATGCAACCttgcaatttattttttatttttattattatttataacgcTCCTTTAGCACAGGAGTATATTGAATACatcaaaatattgattaatttaaatagACAAAAAAGGGAAGCTTGCAACCAATATCTGGTCTTTCAGCAGTTAGGCCTATGGGTGGATTTTGCCCATATAAAAATAACTCTATATCTGTTTAATATGACACAACTTGTTGAGCTTATCAACAAAGCTCATCATGTGCAGTAACGTTATGTGTATACatattgtataaaacatttaCAACATATGTTGGTCAAAAGCTATGCATAGCTTTTGttgcaattttgatattttctgggctagattgcactttactggTACGCAGTTGTTTTCCACTATCAACAAAGCAGGGGTTTGGggaagtccaaatttttgacgctcttaaatattaagctactttttatatgggtaatatttagcccatataaaaagtatctctaaattctttgcgcgtcttataaatgagactacccTGGCATTTCACTCAATACTTTGATCAAGTCATTCTTTTCTTTTtggattttgaaaataattgatgTTTCGTCGGCATTGAGTTTTTCAATTCGATTCAATTTGTTTGTACAAAGACCGCATGCTGCTCCTTGATTTTTTATTCTTAATTCATTAAAAACGACACTATATTGATTTACGCTAGTTAAAGATTCTAAACTGCGATAATATTTTGGTTTTAAGGTAGTTAAACAAAAGGTACATTTCTTGTCGGCCTGCATGTTGGTagccattgttgttgttgttgttgtaagattCCCCCGTTGACTTTGCGAGGTACCCAAGGTGTAGAGCTGTAGTTCTGCCCTTGGTAGTTTGAGGTTGGCGGCCTCTGGAAGTGTCTGATGATGTCTCACAGAATGAGTCCTCACAAGAAATCACATAATTATATACGCTCGCGATAAAAGCACGCCTATGAACGTTATATAAGGTAGCCGGGTGTTAAAAAAGAGTGTGTCCATCATGATAAAATGTAAGAAAAAGCTGATACACCGACTTAAACTATAATACGGATCACCGGATTGGCACGATAAAAAAAGATATGTACAGAAATCGTCGCCTAGTGTGTCTCCGTAAAGTACAGTCTATAGAATAGGGCgatctttgtttaaaaaacatagtAGTGGCTAACGCATATAAGGGTAAAAATTTAAAGCGTATACATAAAACTAAAAATCCCTAGTAGCGACAGACAATGAATTGTACGTTAGCAATACCCTTACagtgattatgtttttttatgttgacGTCTGCTTTTTTCCCTCCATAGCAGAGAGTATTGAAATATAAACGTTATTTTGATTGGCCAACCGAATTTAATAGTTCATGACGCGTCAAAAACGGCGATATGCTAGATAAAACTCCCACGGTTtaggaatggagagtaacgtaatgaatagaccggggTTGTCCGAGGAATGGAGAttaacgtaatgaatagaccgggggtgtccgacgatggaatggagagtaacgtaatgaatagaccggggGTGTCCAACGATGTTCCTaaatcgtcggatacccacggctgctgattacgctccgctcattaaggaatggagagtaacgtaatgaatagaccgggggtgtccgacgatgatgtatgagcggagcgtaatcagcagccgtgggtatccgacgaggTGACATAACGTGAATTGAAGCATATTGTGCTGATAAATGTAAAACTGCATTATACATACAAGTGTGCAGCAATGCCATGTATAAATGGATCAGAATTTGTCAATTTGGATATTTACTGACTTATACTGGCTTTATTGTACTTGAGaatatcacggagtgtatattgacaggagatgaatcgagtatttgacccttactgtagtaaattcaatcttatgcaaaaactattcatccgattttattggtttatacgttttcttgttgcttattaattcctctttcaaaaaatataacttttagtatattcccgttgttattaatggatttatagcgagttaaacacaagaaatacacattttatgttttaccaccgcgcgttttaacgtgttgtggctatcgatcttttacgattagcgtacagcgaagcgccgatgttatacattttgatgtacccactcacgtcttttgttaaattatagtttcatttctcggccgattttgacaaattatatatcattagaaagcttacgttacgtagtaaacagatatatcaatatatattaagtttttcttctgatttcgacagcccggcgagttataactttaacttttgcaaatatcataccgttttggagttttagaatctagatttacggttgacatgttcgtacttaataccaatttgtagcgtttatatttggagttcagttttaaaaattacatcttgcttaggagaatagaattctgtatacgatagaaaaattttttgtttaaaaacgaaagtaaataaggaatgaaggcgggaaaatgtagcgcgcgttcctaacgcactgaactgatgctacggtcttggcgattatgcttttgtttagaaaccggccattgaatttcttttgccatcttattatattttttatggaatatattgtagtattttgttcacgaaacatatcaataaagcttattataaatgaatcttaataaattaacgatttcagctcttgtttataacacagaaagggtgtaaaatttatgatgaaacagcgtatatagcggaccctctcgatattattcggctttgcatgcatacttgaaataaaatgggtgtcaaaaacattcatcgtttgctgtttattatcaacaaggtaattatgtataattatttgaaatgttatttaccttaaattatcaatttattaaagattcttgaaaatcacggtccgtgttacgcgggttatttcgtattttgacatcagggcatcatgtccaactattgaaaatcagattttttcaccgggacgatgacggcttggatttagacaggcagacagatagtttattcagacttaaacaacagtacatcgtcttcaactcaaatatataaattatttttagacgaattgttaggtgattacacatatagcagtgatgattctgagaatgttgccatgtttcttatccgtgtaatctagagtccgtgagaATATATAACATACCATGTAAATCGCTTTTACGTTGATTTTGTAATAAATACTTCTGAGATTAatctacatgtactttaaagggattttttcatggtttggtaaattgacaaaattgaaaaaagttgtttcagattcgcaaattttcgatttagttatgatatttgtgaggaaacagttttactgaacattttccatggtctaatatagccattatatgcatcgtttgacgatttaaaaacctaaaaattataaagcgttgcaacgccaaatgattgaataatttggagagttctgttgttgtcgtttaaatttgtgaaactacgaagattgcttatataatgtataaaatacgcttGTTATGTAATCTAGTAAAGATAGCttagttggctaatgcgtttttacttcaggattctgggggtcactggttcgagccctgctgcgggctacttttttaaaaacttttttaaattttatttttgattttttactagagcttttaaaatttaatgtttacatttatcaatataaagcatttaatgacaaacttcaaaacattccaaagtctgtgaaaagtcccctttaataATTGTTTCCGACATGTTGAGTTGATAAGGAGACGGGTGGCAACACAACTCAGGATTTGCTGCTCATTATCAGTTTGAGCAAAAGCTTAATTTTTTATTATCTCAGATTTGCTGAGTTTAGAATCAACTTAACCAGGAGTTAGATTTGAGGATTAAGATCGACCTCAAGCGTCGATTATACATTTGTCGTGATCGTAATGTTTGGACAAGCCCTTTACCTGGGACTGACTTTGGGAAGTTTCGACATTACAATACCTACGTACGTAGTGCATAAGGTCATAGCGAATCATGTGAATTTGTATTTAACGTAATAGAGAGAATACATTTGAGGCAAGTTCTTTTCATTAGTTTATAAACCAATTCATGACAGTcactgcatcatgcggcgtctcatctgggtctacgctgtttgccaaggccttttttctagacgctatgcataaatggctTAATCTCCCGAAGGTCAACGATATATATTTTACCCAACTAACTTACATAGAACCGATATAAAACGAACGAGAACACGCTCTGCTGACAAACCAAAAGTCATGGTATACTCGGTTGTAATCGAACCGCAAACGTtttattacatactaaagtaaATCATCTTACGAaggttccggagatagtcgatgtatcacgattggtattTCCCTTACGACTTTTAGCCACACAGAGATAAActtcaatctgaacgcatcggacagtgggctacaccacaccgtcgatcgccgatatggcggaattgtccgaggtgttcCGATTGAGATAAACTTTAGGGCGTAGAAGGAAGTAGGACAGTTatagtgttttattgttttatttggatATCAGTTGGTGTTCATATATACAATTTGGCAACGTAATAAAGCAAGAAAATATAATTgtctataattttattttttatgtaaaagatattaaaagtatatattaaacTTATAAACAGTGGTTTTCAAATCGAAAGTTGCAACAGGTTCAAACACAATTTCACAATGGCTTCTAAAAGATTTGTGGATTCAAACCGAGACAATGCAGGCGACTTTATTGGAGAAAGTGCTGTGACACAATCATGCGAGCCCTGTATGAAATCGAACATATCAAAAACTCCTACGGTTTTCTGCAAGGATTGTGATGAGTTCTTGTGTGATGCGTGCACAAATCCGCATAGGGTATATAAGCCTGGTCACCATAATATTGTCAATGTACAGGACCATAAATCTGCGCCCGTAATACTCGACATGAAAGGAATGGACAAGTGCCATGAGCATGGACGAGAAATAGAGTTTTTCTGCCAGGATCATTCTAAGCTTTGTTGCCTTTCATGCGTTCTTATTCACCGGAAATGTGACAAATTGGATGAAATAGCCAAAGTATCCAGACAAACACGACCCGACCTGCAAGCATTaaaacaatcattgataaaaatgCAATCCGAGGCTGACGCTATTATAGCGGATTGTAAGCAGTCCGAAACTGGCTTAAATGAGTCCATTGCAAAGATTTCTGCAGAGGTGGATACAATGAAAGATCGTATCATACAACTATTTGAAGAAGCAAAGCAGAAATTAATAAGTGAGGCAAAACAGTTTAAAACTGCAAAAGGCAAACGAATCGGGAATAAATGTGACGCCTCGCTCAAAGTTAAGGAAGAACTAAACAATGTATTGTCGATGTGTTGTGTCGTTTTAGAACGCGGAACGCCCAGTCAACagtatatttattcagaacaaaTGAAGGAGAAACGGAAAACTATCGAATCAACTATAGATGAACAAAGAAAGATTACATTCTCATCAACAATGACAGTGTCTTTTCCAAAACAGGTTACTTCACTTCTTGAGATGGGAAGCAATTCTATAAAACTGAATTATGATGGCAACAAGACAGGTATTTTATTTCACAGTTAATTTACATTCGGTCTAATTTTAATAACGGTATTTGTCTATTGCAGTGACAGTCCAGATAATAAGGAGCGGTATGAAGTTTAAACATGTTATTCCGAGTTAACTAACTGGATATTGTTACAATcgaacagttatttaaaaaatcaaaatcattaaatgtAGTATGTACAATATATGTTCAGAATTGCGCGTGCAATGCGGTAAAAATAGACATACGTAACTAGCAGTATTTGAGATCATTGCACTAACATCCTGATTAAATGAATATactgataatttaaaatatttcatgttcattttttcatatatttagtAAATTTAAAACTTTAGAAATTTTAAACGGAATGAACAAAGAAACGCAAAATTGTTGTAAGCGATACGACACTAACGTAAGGTGCGCGACCATAAATAGATACATACGGAACATGAACTGAATTTGATCATGATGGGGGTAAGATTTATATTTCAACCTAGTTGATTTAATGATTTATGAATTTGTACTCTGACGGTTTAGGTATTGCAAcgcattattgttgttgttgttgttgatgatgatgatgatgatgatgatgatgattatgacgacgacgacgatgatgatgatgatgatgatgatggtgatgacgatgTTGATGATTTTTATATACTTTTAAGTAAACACATACATTTCCAAATAACGCAAAGTCCCGTTTGGGTTATTGATACGCAATAATAAAAGAATCATAGGCAAATGTATTATCCGCTTGTATCGCTGTCCGTAATTTAATTTCGTATATTTTTAAAAGAGCAGTTTAAAAACCCAGTCATATGCTGATTAGTGATTGGCCCAGCGCGATAGAATTATGAAATACTATTTATTTAGGATCATTTAAATATTAGagctttatttgcaaaatatttcatgACACTGTACAAACACAAAGATATGTGAACAAGTTTCCGTCAAATGGgctcattttaataaaataatatataagtatataacaataatacgaaataataataatagtactactacttctactactactactactacaacaactactactactaatacttattattattattatttttaatattattattattgttgtttgttaCTTTTATTTTAGTGGACACCAGTAGCATCAGCTTGTCGTCCCCACCAAGGCCTGTCACCCTGGAGTTGCTTGTATCTGTGGATCTACCAAAGACTAGAGATGATAAGAAGGAGCCTGTCCTCAGTGGACTGGACTTCTTGCCGGACGGGAGACTGGTAGCCGTGGATAACAAGAACTGGAAATGTATCATAATGAATGAGCGACTACAGAGACTTGGAACACCGTACAAGTTCAAGGGTAGCCCATATTGCgtagtatgtgtgtctcatgatacACTGTGTGTAACGGGTGGTGGTTCTAAAGGTGTATGTCTCCTGTCTGTGAGTACAGACAATACCATCACACTGACCAGGGAGATCAAAACAACATCCAAGTTCTTCTCTATATGCTGCATGTCTCCATCTAACATGGTCGTGAGTGCGTTCGATAATCCCCGTCCTGCTAGAATGATATCAGTGGACGGGGTAGAGTCAGACTTTGATCACTTCCTGACGTTTCCTTTGAAGACGTACAAATTAGATGAGTCTACATGCACGTATGTCCAGTCTAAGAACACGTTAGTTCTGACTGACCAACTCGCTCACACAGTGTACATGTACGACACCGTGAATGGCACATCTAGAGCAGTCACTGATGAGAACATACAGGAACCTCGTGGCGCCTGTGTAGGACCTGGTGACACGGTGCTGGTGTTCAGTAAGAATAACCACTCCATCGTGCACCTGACCATTGACGGTAAAATACTCGGTACATACCCAGTGGATATGGAGTACCCGGTAAGCATATGTGTGTCTAAGGACGGCACCAGGCTGGCGGTGACCAACAGCGTTAGAGGCGCCAAGAAACTTCACTTGTATAAGATATCACCGGCCATGAGTTAGATGACTAGTAAGATGTTATCCATGTGATCAGGCTTTATACACAATTATGTAATATTGACTTTCGTGAATTGATGTGGTTAAAGCAACTCGTAATACtataatgtttaaagaaaattgaaTAGTGTTGTTATAAGGTTTTATCGTTGAAGAATTTCGAAATATTTCGAACTAGCTATGTattttgcatttgttattatgtaaAATGTGTCTTTATACTTAACTTCAAGAATTGTTACATTGTgtatttgaatgattttaaatgtattgtgtaTGTAATGCTATTTATATTTGCCTTTCATGCAACTTAACCGGTGTGTACGGTAGTTAGGCGCGTTAAGTATTTCTaaatgaatgttgttgttttttaaaaacattactatgcatatattttcttaaagggtccgtccaacagattttggcatgtattgaagcatgtcatttaatgctctatattgataaatttaaacatttaacctaaaaatctccagtaaaaaacaacaagaatacaatttaataaaaggaaaaaaactcaacagggctcgaaccactgaccccttgagtcctggagtaaaaagtcttccgcATTGGCCACTCTAGTACTctaccatccatgctcatacatagagcggatgtattttttacctagtatataagcaatcctcatagtttcccaaaatataactaaaacaacagaactttccaaatttttcaatcgtttcgcttcgCACGACGTTTCATAactttcaggttttcaaatcgtcaaaagatgcatataatagatatttaagagcatggtaaatggtcagtatttctatttcctcaaaaatatcatataaaaaacgaaaatttgcgaatctgaaacaactttttataattttgtcaacttaccaatcttttggacggcccctttaataccaCGAAAGAAAGTGTGCGTTCTCTCAAAataatgcttgtttttgtttaacgTACATTGGCCACTATATAATGATCAACAAAAGTCGAATAGGACTAGAATTCCCAGCATGTCACTTGTGCCTGTAAATAGTCAAATGCCTTGTATCGTTATAATGTAAAGGATACTTTAAAAAGTCGTTAATTTCAGTTGTTGTTgtctttgtttgttttcaaataaacacAAAACGACAATATCAAATTAATTCTAGGCTCATCTTAGCTGTGTTATAATTGTATTTTACAATTCATCAATACTTGCACTGTGTAACAATTTATGTATTCGTGAATTACTGGGGCCGAGAAAACTCACGCTTAAATTGAAAACCTTGTAATACATAACGCTCTAATCAGACATCCCATAGCAACGTGCTAAGAATGATAAACTGATAATTCGAGTAAGGTAGTAAACCCATCATATTCAATGTTAAGAACATAAGAAGTAATATTATTTTCTTGAatcaataataaatgtaaaaaaggtTGTCTGCTGTCCGATTTCGATCCGGGACAACTTGTTTTCAAATCGAACGCTCTGCTACGGAGGCCCTTATAtcgtgtttaacccatttatgcccagtggactctcccatccttctaaattggatcaatttatttccaaaaattaggaatgtctagtatatttatttctatatttagaatatttcgtacagaaattccgttaagcaaacagcgtagacccagatgagacgacgctgTTTGCccaggcctttttttctagacgctaggcataaatgggttctaAGAACCCCTATCTTGTTTTGATTCTGCCTAATTCGTATGGTTATATGCATATACGCATGTTTTCTTCAATTTAAATTGCATGTAGTTGATTTTTAACTTTAATAACTTCCTACGACTTTGATTAAAAATGTACCTCTTTATATGTTAAGGAATGTATTCCAATCACGATCAGAAAAGGTACGGGCGTCTACAATTACCCGGACATTAACGAACTTAAGATAGGTCGAATATCTGAAATGGGGAAAGTCACATATATGCATTTACCGTGTATGTCTATTAAGATATGATTTTAGTTATGCGTTTCATACCACATTTATGATTTCACCTTTTACAGCTTGGTCAATGAATAGCATGAACACCCTATTTCCAATGCCATGATGcgtatattatataacataacgGTGTACTTTGAACTCATATAGTTGTGTCATTTGTCACGGCTTTTAATTTCTGGAAAtgttaacttgtttgttttgccTGACGAATTTGTGAATAAAATTTGTAAGATAAAAACAAGTGGTCATGTTTTTGTTATAGCACGTATGCAAACATTGTATTTAACCGCGCTTCTTACCTATTTGATCGAGGTTCAATGGCCAATCCCGAAGCATGCGAGTTTGGTACGTGGTCACCATACCGTACATGTGGGGTTTTCTacgggtactccggcttccccaccccacccctccaaaacacaagaccacaccaacatTGAAATCTTTCGCTAACAACTACATAGCTCTACACTGCAGTGATAATTCCAAATTCGTCCAAACTTTTGCGAGTCTATTAGATTAGATTAAGTATGAATAAGTACTGGGGCACACTTCGGGTCCACAAATAACGCAGCCTCAGGCGCGCAGGGACCTCACCAACTTCGACAAATGCACGCTTATGTTAATAAGTAATACTTCTGGGCAGCTTTAAGGCAGCCTTCAACTGCCTCTGCACGCATAATATCCCAGTCGATGTTAAAAGTCGAGGTGGCTccagtaaataatgtttttaagaaAACAATGAATGTGTTTCTAAAAGTCGTAATTTTGCCTCACTGTAAGCTAGTCCCTTTTACAGATTTAAGTATAGGGACGAAAGTGTTCAGGGGTCGTGTTCCAGAAGCATCTTtagttaaattgtattcttatctTTAAAGTTTTTCATTTCGTATTGCAATAGTTTGCCatcaatatttacatgaaaataacatcattatgtcattgttattttaggaataccaaaaacatgtgtttccttatttagtaaagaaatacaaaacattgtaattttgaccttaagtgaaattatttaagaaaagaaAAGATGTTTATGGAATACCATCCCAGGTCAGATAAAGACGAAAAAGAAAAAGGAATACACTGTGCGTCTCAGTAGGATTCCAACTATGAATGCGTTGAGGGATTTGCAtattcaacccatttatgcctagcttctaaaaacaagagggccatgatggccctgtatcgctccgattttttatgcgaaaaaaacgtgcaatgcgcattggttgaaatgtactcaagcatgtgactttctctttctatccctcgtcccactgggcgcttaaagttggaagggtgagcatttttatatatggaaaaagttactaccgtgttaactaaacagactaaaaagcctgggaattgttgcacaggtccttaaagtaggtacatttatctatccaaaagatattgtcgttctttctatttcacatatttttagatgctgaagatcaaatctacgcatttgatttgaaacagattcacaagacccatatgaatcaaatACCTTAACCCtgtaccaaacgacacattttggacattcccaatatgaaagaggttgcagacgacaattaaattgtaatagaaTATGAAGGTAATGATTAGGTAGGGAAGAAATAAtagtgataaaaggagaaattgctcatcttgaccaagtgacctaaaaatcaatagggtcatctgcgagtcatgatcaatgtatctgtgaagtttcatgatcctaggcgtataagcttgcttgagtcatcatccggaaaccattttactgtgtaaagtcaccgtgacctttgacctagtgacctgaacgtcaataggggtcatctgcgagtcatgatcaatgtacctatttagtttcatgatcctaggtgt
Encoded here:
- the LOC127834847 gene encoding uncharacterized protein LOC127834847 — its product is MASKRFVDSNRDNAGDFIGESAVTQSCEPCMKSNISKTPTVFCKDCDEFLCDACTNPHRVYKPGHHNIVNVQDHKSAPVILDMKGMDKCHEHGREIEFFCQDHSKLCCLSCVLIHRKCDKLDEIAKVSRQTRPDLQALKQSLIKMQSEADAIIADCKQSETGLNESIAKISAEVDTMKDRIIQLFEEAKQKLISEAKQFKTAKGKRIGNKCDASLKVKEELNNVLSMCCVVLERGTPSQQYIYSEQMKEKRKTIESTIDEQRKITFSSTMTVSFPKQVTSLLEMGSNSIKLNYDGNKTVDTSSISLSSPPRPVTLELLVSVDLPKTRDDKKEPVLSGLDFLPDGRLVAVDNKNWKCIIMNERLQRLGTPYKFKGSPYCVVCVSHDTLCVTGGGSKGVCLLSVSTDNTITLTREIKTTSKFFSICCMSPSNMVVSAFDNPRPARMISVDGVESDFDHFLTFPLKTYKLDESTCTYVQSKNTLVLTDQLAHTVYMYDTVNGTSRAVTDENIQEPRGACVGPGDTVLVFSKNNHSIVHLTIDGKILGTYPVDMEYPVSICVSKDGTRLAVTNSVRGAKKLHLYKISPAMS